The region AAAACGGGTTGTAACAGAGCGTTAAAAATACAGATTATTTAGTTAAAAGTTTTACGCCAGCATGATTTGCGTCGGCAAGTTTACGTCGGAACGTTTTATGCCAGAACAAAGACAAGGGCGATAAAACAGGCAGTTACTCCCAAGGCAATTGCCTCGCGAGCGCCAAAGGTTGGTTGATGCCAACGTGTGCGAGAAGCCCCTGCTACATAGTGACGAGCATCAAGTGCCTTGGAGAGATTGTTGGCGTGTCTGAGTGAACTTGCCAAAAGTGCCACCACAATAGAGAGAGTAGCGCGAAGTCTTTTAGGAAGCGAGCCTGAAACTACGTCTCCTGCGCGAGCGGTTTGAGCCTCGGAAATAGACACGGCGTCGCCTGCAAGCGTTGGAATAAAACGCAGCATAAGCGAGAAAACCATGGCAATTTCTTTACCAGGCAAGCCAATTTTTGAGAGCGGTGCGCAAGCTGCTTCAAAGGCATTGCCCAGATCAGTTTGAGTTGTGGTAAGCAGAAGCAATGCACCAATTAAAATTGCAGATAAAATGCGCATAGGGTAGAGAAAGGCGCTCCATGCTCCCACATCGGTGATAGTGAAGATTGACCAGGAAACAAGTACTGTTCCTTCTCGCGTAAGCAACAGGTCAAAGAGTGAGAGGAAGATTAAAAGCCAGGCAATCGGGATGATTGACATGAGTACTTGTTTGACGGGGATTTTTGCTATGACAAGCAGGCAGAGTGCGCCTACTACAAGCAGCGCGAGCTGTGGTGCAGTGCGGATAAAAAACGTTGTGAGCATCAGTAGGAGCGCAGCCAGACATTTAACGTTGGGGTTAA is a window of Lancefieldella parvula DSM 20469 DNA encoding:
- a CDS encoding energy-coupling factor transporter transmembrane component T family protein, translated to MALKISVGQYYHANSPIHRLNPNVKCLAALLLMLTTFFIRTAPQLALLVVGALCLLVIAKIPVKQVLMSIIPIAWLLIFLSLFDLLLTREGTVLVSWSIFTITDVGAWSAFLYPMRILSAILIGALLLLTTTQTDLGNAFEAACAPLSKIGLPGKEIAMVFSLMLRFIPTLAGDAVSISEAQTARAGDVVSGSLPKRLRATLSIVVALLASSLRHANNLSKALDARHYVAGASRTRWHQPTFGAREAIALGVTACFIALVFVLA